In Paenibacillus sonchi, a single genomic region encodes these proteins:
- a CDS encoding small acid-soluble spore protein P, producing MSKPKSMPAPGSEDNHQERRKEHKFSGPEPLSGSKKVKQANHVDHHNRQG from the coding sequence ATGAGCAAACCCAAAAGCATGCCTGCGCCAGGTTCGGAAGATAACCATCAGGAGCGCCGGAAGGAACATAAGTTCTCCGGACCTGAACCGCTTTCCGGCTCCAAAAAGGTTAAGCAGGCTAACCATGTAGACCATCATAACCGTCAAGGCTGA
- a CDS encoding DUF6612 family protein, giving the protein MKRKWGLSAAALLLTAAVILPGCANKEQAPKEALKSAAIKATTLKSYEMKSKLVINNLAIDAPANSESDGSTAQVLSMLKNADITIDGVYQADPMQTEMTMVLNLKGDMTMSFTIPMVMTKEKMYFKIPSIPFLPLPETVVGKFVELDLKELAEQGGTEWNPGSLDTQKMQKLSNEVLNTLMGEYDDTTYFKNIKPKDAALPEGVEADQVVQFNVTNDNVKEALTILVNNALPKIIDIVSKPEYKDVLKIDDADMAKFKEELKSSDARAEFDKDLADLGKYLTINKFNLNTAINKDDFPVYQDLLMDIKVNDPDKGENVSLSLTASNQYSKINEKQTFTIGIPQGDDVITMDELQQEFGSIGSSY; this is encoded by the coding sequence ATGAAGAGAAAATGGGGGTTGTCCGCTGCCGCACTGCTGCTAACCGCTGCAGTAATTTTACCCGGCTGCGCCAACAAGGAGCAAGCGCCTAAGGAGGCACTGAAATCTGCTGCGATCAAAGCGACCACTCTGAAATCGTATGAGATGAAGAGTAAGCTGGTGATTAATAATCTGGCTATAGATGCGCCGGCAAACAGCGAGTCGGATGGGTCAACGGCACAGGTGCTCAGTATGCTGAAAAACGCCGATATCACAATCGACGGTGTCTATCAGGCAGATCCAATGCAGACCGAAATGACGATGGTACTCAATCTGAAGGGTGATATGACGATGTCCTTCACGATTCCAATGGTGATGACCAAGGAAAAGATGTATTTCAAAATACCGTCTATCCCATTCCTGCCGCTTCCGGAAACAGTAGTCGGCAAGTTTGTAGAGCTTGATCTGAAGGAGCTGGCTGAGCAGGGAGGAACCGAATGGAATCCTGGTTCTCTTGATACTCAGAAGATGCAAAAGCTCTCTAATGAGGTGCTTAACACATTGATGGGCGAGTATGATGATACAACATACTTCAAGAACATTAAGCCGAAGGACGCCGCTTTGCCCGAGGGTGTGGAAGCAGATCAGGTGGTTCAGTTCAACGTAACCAATGATAACGTCAAAGAGGCGCTAACGATTCTTGTGAATAATGCCTTGCCGAAGATTATCGATATCGTGAGCAAACCGGAATATAAGGATGTTCTGAAAATTGACGATGCCGACATGGCTAAATTCAAAGAAGAGCTGAAGTCCAGTGATGCCCGCGCAGAATTCGACAAGGACTTGGCCGATTTAGGAAAATATCTGACCATCAACAAATTCAATCTGAATACAGCGATCAACAAAGATGATTTTCCGGTGTATCAGGATCTTCTGATGGACATTAAGGTGAACGATCCAGACAAGGGTGAGAATGTCAGCTTGTCCTTAACCGCCAGCAATCAATACAGTAAAATCAATGAAAAGCAGACCTTCACCATTGGCATTCCTCAGGGAGACGATGTCATTACGATGGATGAGCTGCAGCAGGAATTTGGAAGCATAGGCAGCTCCTACTAA
- a CDS encoding GNAT family N-acetyltransferase yields the protein MDQKLYDTSHGIYISLLQVQDADVLLRLRLRNKEHHQPFEPLRDGDYFTLESQQRLIAQRVEDSLQDRGYMFGIFLLDGMLIGQITISNVVRGVGQFADIGYFIDYALQGQGYTSAAVGLILKFAFRSLGLHRVQAAILLHNHGSRRVLEKNGFLAEGIARRFIKINGQWQDHRTYAILADDIRPQE from the coding sequence ATGGATCAGAAGTTATATGACACATCACATGGCATTTATATTTCTCTGCTGCAGGTCCAGGATGCCGATGTACTCCTCCGGCTGCGTCTGCGCAATAAAGAACATCATCAACCCTTTGAACCGCTGCGCGACGGGGATTACTTCACGCTGGAGAGCCAGCAGCGGCTCATTGCCCAGCGTGTGGAGGACTCCTTGCAGGACCGGGGCTACATGTTCGGTATATTTTTACTTGATGGCATGCTGATTGGACAGATCACGATCTCTAATGTAGTACGTGGGGTTGGACAGTTTGCGGATATAGGCTATTTCATTGATTATGCGCTGCAGGGACAAGGATACACCAGCGCGGCCGTAGGCCTTATCCTTAAGTTCGCCTTCCGTTCCCTTGGCCTGCATAGAGTGCAAGCCGCCATTCTGCTTCATAATCACGGCTCCCGCCGGGTCTTGGAGAAGAACGGGTTTCTGGCTGAGGGCATAGCCCGCCGTTTTATTAAAATAAATGGACAATGGCAGGATCACCGCACTTACGCTATTCTCGCTGATGATATCCGGCCACAGGAGTAA
- the tadA gene encoding tRNA adenosine(34) deaminase TadA, producing the protein MNSVNDELSSEELAVHEYWMKEAIAEARKAEALGEVPIGAVVVRDGKIIGRGYNLRETTMDSTAHAEMVAIREASVLLGSWRLLDCHLYVTLEPCPMCAGAMVQSRVPLTVYGTPDPKAGCAGTLMNLLEEPRFNHRTEVIQGILQQECAELLTTFFRQLRKKSSK; encoded by the coding sequence TTGAATAGTGTAAATGATGAACTGTCCTCTGAGGAATTGGCGGTTCATGAATATTGGATGAAAGAAGCAATTGCGGAGGCCCGCAAAGCGGAAGCTTTAGGCGAGGTTCCTATAGGAGCCGTAGTTGTCCGTGATGGAAAGATTATCGGCCGCGGCTATAACCTGCGGGAGACAACGATGGATTCCACCGCCCACGCGGAGATGGTAGCGATTCGTGAAGCCAGTGTATTGCTTGGTTCGTGGCGTCTCCTGGATTGCCACCTGTATGTTACCTTAGAGCCCTGCCCTATGTGTGCAGGGGCCATGGTCCAGTCCAGAGTGCCGCTTACGGTCTACGGCACCCCGGATCCCAAAGCCGGCTGTGCAGGCACACTCATGAATCTTCTGGAGGAACCGCGCTTTAATCACCGCACCGAGGTCATTCAAGGCATATTGCAGCAGGAATGCGCTGAACTGCTGACCACTTTTTTCCGGCAGCTGCGCAAGAAATCTTCAAAGTAA
- a CDS encoding ATP-binding protein produces the protein MSIKTKLSAIIFGSVLLILALNLTLNLHAARSNLRNESEKNMKMAARQIAVSVEQSSYSSNYVQHQIAQNLRLTAILASKELDPDIKNVKDAQLVALAHKLGVSNISLLVKTEDDVVVARSSDPGEIGLSTKGMGYWYVAFLELFAGQEVSVEQGQSFEHFWSGPFEYSTSNPKFIEKWGYYYDQKSNYIIDPYIRSTAVSDYVKIMNPDEIVRQSKEVNPGILEVTGINPKTFGAPTMLPDGSDPTNQKLRNRAIKYGTYIYGNVEEDKTAVMEALSSGSPLTLDTQALGKRVLKTFIPITQPGVEDYVISVVMDYSVISSVIKEQLINNVTTSIILLVVFFAASYILAGIVTRPIQHILAKVNDVARGKFEPPLKVDSRDELGQLAHRINAMTSHLLQHTNRLGQTLEENRAVKERLESVINGTSDAIHTMDMDGRIISTNRAFEELYGWSADDVSDKTPYLVPATAQKQEETRLRELKNGAVLPPLETIRLKRDGSLVEVSVSSSVIRDEEGNPQSFVHVSRDMTERNRMEELLRRSEKLTTVGQLAAGVAHEIRNPLTTLRGFLQLQQEKKILVPLHIELMLSELERINMIVSEFLILAKPQAVHFQLRDVRLILGDVISLLDSQAHLFGIEFEARFSQQPATVHCEENQLKQVFINIVKNAIEAMPDGGTIILEQQIIDGTVVIVISDEGEGVPEEILPKLGEPFFTNKETGTGLGLMVSQRIIQSHKGSLEIHSEYGSGAQVTIKLPEAGEHTPGQAMNEERSED, from the coding sequence TTGTCCATAAAAACTAAGTTATCGGCAATCATTTTCGGATCGGTGCTCTTAATTCTGGCGCTTAATCTAACACTTAATCTTCATGCCGCCCGGAGTAATCTTCGCAATGAAAGTGAGAAGAATATGAAGATGGCTGCCAGACAGATTGCCGTTTCGGTCGAGCAGAGCAGCTACAGCTCTAATTATGTCCAGCATCAAATTGCCCAGAACCTCAGATTGACCGCTATTCTGGCTTCCAAAGAGCTTGATCCCGATATTAAGAATGTGAAGGACGCTCAACTGGTTGCGCTGGCCCATAAACTGGGAGTGTCTAATATTTCGCTCCTGGTTAAGACTGAGGATGATGTGGTTGTAGCCAGATCCTCAGATCCCGGTGAGATTGGTCTGTCTACCAAAGGTATGGGCTATTGGTATGTGGCATTTTTGGAGCTGTTTGCGGGTCAGGAGGTTTCCGTCGAGCAGGGGCAGAGCTTTGAGCATTTTTGGTCAGGACCTTTTGAATATTCTACCTCCAATCCGAAGTTTATCGAGAAGTGGGGATACTATTATGATCAAAAGAGCAATTACATTATAGATCCTTACATCCGCAGCACCGCCGTAAGTGATTATGTCAAGATTATGAATCCCGATGAGATTGTCCGCCAGTCCAAGGAGGTTAATCCAGGCATTCTGGAGGTCACAGGGATCAATCCCAAAACCTTTGGAGCACCCACTATGCTTCCGGATGGCAGTGATCCTACAAATCAGAAGCTGAGAAACCGGGCGATTAAGTATGGCACATACATTTATGGCAATGTGGAAGAGGACAAGACGGCTGTTATGGAAGCTCTTAGCAGCGGCAGCCCTCTGACACTGGACACGCAGGCGCTGGGTAAAAGAGTGCTGAAAACCTTTATTCCCATTACGCAGCCGGGCGTGGAGGATTACGTCATCAGTGTAGTCATGGATTATTCGGTTATTTCCTCTGTAATCAAAGAGCAGCTGATCAATAATGTGACTACATCGATTATTCTGCTGGTAGTTTTTTTTGCGGCGAGCTATATCCTTGCGGGTATTGTTACCCGGCCGATTCAGCATATTCTAGCAAAAGTTAACGATGTGGCCCGGGGCAAATTCGAACCTCCGCTTAAAGTCGATAGCCGTGATGAGCTGGGGCAGCTGGCACACCGTATCAATGCCATGACCTCCCATCTGCTGCAGCATACCAACCGGCTGGGACAGACGCTGGAAGAGAACCGGGCCGTCAAGGAACGGCTGGAGTCGGTCATTAACGGCACTTCAGATGCCATTCATACCATGGACATGGACGGACGGATTATCAGTACGAACCGGGCCTTCGAAGAGCTGTATGGCTGGAGCGCGGACGATGTATCGGATAAGACGCCATACCTGGTGCCTGCTACGGCGCAGAAGCAGGAGGAAACCAGACTGAGGGAGCTGAAGAACGGAGCGGTTCTGCCGCCGCTGGAAACCATCAGGCTGAAACGCGACGGCTCGCTCGTTGAAGTCAGCGTCAGCAGCTCGGTTATCCGTGACGAGGAGGGCAATCCGCAGTCTTTTGTCCATGTCTCGCGTGATATGACGGAGCGCAACCGGATGGAGGAGCTGCTGAGACGCTCTGAGAAGCTGACTACGGTCGGCCAGCTTGCCGCCGGGGTTGCCCATGAGATCCGGAATCCGTTAACCACCCTGAGGGGATTTTTGCAGCTTCAGCAGGAGAAGAAGATTCTGGTGCCGCTTCATATTGAACTTATGCTCTCGGAGCTGGAGCGGATTAATATGATCGTGAGTGAATTTTTGATTTTGGCCAAGCCGCAGGCCGTGCATTTTCAGCTTAGGGACGTCCGGCTCATTCTGGGTGATGTGATCTCTCTTCTGGACAGCCAGGCGCATCTGTTCGGCATTGAATTCGAGGCCCGGTTTTCCCAGCAGCCGGCAACGGTCCACTGTGAAGAAAACCAGCTGAAGCAGGTGTTTATCAACATTGTCAAAAATGCAATTGAGGCCATGCCTGACGGAGGCACAATCATACTGGAGCAACAAATCATTGACGGCACCGTAGTGATTGTCATCTCTGACGAGGGTGAAGGGGTTCCCGAGGAAATATTGCCGAAGCTAGGGGAGCCGTTCTTTACCAACAAGGAGACGGGAACCGGACTTGGGCTGATGGTCAGCCAGCGGATTATCCAATCCCATAAGGGGAGCCTGGAAATACACAGTGAATACGGGAGCGGTGCTCAGGTTACCATTAAACTGCCCGAAGCCGGAGAGCATACTCCCGGGCAGGCTATGAACGAAGAACGGAGTGAAGATTGA
- the rluF gene encoding 23S rRNA pseudouridine(2604) synthase RluF produces MRINKFISETGFCSRREADKLVEGGRVTINGERAVLGSQAEPGDDVRIDGKRLETGSKVVYIALNKPVGITSTTEAHIQGNIVDFVGHHERIFPIGRLDKDSEGLILLTNDGDIVNKILRAEGKHEKEYIVTVDRPVTPSFVTGMSSGVKILGSRTLPCQVTRISERVFRIILTEGKNRQIRRMCAAFGYEVRRLQRIRVMNIHLGSLQTGEWRELTAPEKMELGAMLNYQLQ; encoded by the coding sequence GTGAGAATTAATAAATTCATCAGTGAGACAGGATTCTGCTCACGGCGTGAAGCAGACAAGCTGGTGGAAGGCGGCAGAGTCACCATCAACGGAGAGCGTGCTGTGCTTGGCAGCCAGGCTGAGCCGGGAGATGATGTGCGCATAGACGGCAAACGCCTTGAAACGGGCAGCAAGGTTGTCTACATCGCGTTGAATAAGCCAGTGGGTATTACTTCAACGACAGAAGCACATATCCAGGGGAATATTGTCGATTTTGTCGGACATCATGAGCGGATATTCCCCATCGGCAGGCTGGATAAAGATTCCGAGGGGTTAATCCTGCTGACCAATGACGGAGATATCGTTAACAAGATATTAAGGGCTGAAGGCAAGCATGAGAAAGAATATATCGTAACAGTGGACCGGCCGGTTACTCCATCCTTTGTTACGGGGATGTCCAGCGGGGTCAAGATCCTGGGGAGCCGTACGCTTCCCTGTCAAGTGACGCGGATCAGTGAGCGGGTGTTCCGGATTATTCTGACGGAAGGCAAAAACCGGCAGATCCGCCGCATGTGCGCTGCTTTTGGCTATGAGGTCCGGCGGCTGCAGCGCATCAGGGTGATGAATATCCACCTGGGTTCCCTGCAGACCGGGGAATGGCGTGAGCTGACTGCCCCGGAGAAGATGGAGCTGGGAGCTATGCTGAACTATCAGCTGCAATAA